Proteins encoded in a region of the Gigantopelta aegis isolate Gae_Host chromosome 13, Gae_host_genome, whole genome shotgun sequence genome:
- the LOC121387113 gene encoding multiple epidermal growth factor-like domains protein 10, whose translation MSKCLSSLLLVASWICFKTHSVSGACMSGMYGLDCSYNCHCDAANCTDVKGCSGRCQEGWSGPRCTTENVALQKTAYQSSYIPGFTDVAVLAVDGNRRARGGFCMVTGIHQPYTWWEVDLERDYYIHKIDIYFRTDFRDRRNGVHIYSSTEARKANTGHLCGAATINSPDVTTITCDSTARYITLYQNTSNSNGERIMDFCEVEVYVCDPGTFGEDCSQFCHCLNGPCNYTTGECTGGCKPNWTGVNCNDNVKYSVQQIQFVIYCEDLNDRPPV comes from the exons ATGTCGAAGTGTTTGTCGTCTCTGCTTCTCGTCGCATCgtggatttgttttaaaacacactcAGTGTCAG GCGCCTGTATGTCAGGGATGTATGGTTTGGACTGTAGCTACAACTGTCACTGTGACGCTGCCAACTGCACTGATGTTAAAGGTTGTTCTGGTAGGTGCCAGGAAGGATGGTCTGGACCAAGATGCACAACAG AAAATGTAGCCTTACAGAAAACTGCCTACCAGAGTTCATACATCCCAGGGTTCACGGATGTCGCTGTGCTTGCTGTAGATGGCAACCGTCGCGCTCGTGGAGGATTCTGTATGGTAACTGGTATTCATCAGCCATACACGTGGTGGGAAGTAGACTTGGAAAGAGACTACTACATACACAAGATAGATATTTACTTCCGCACCGACT ttaGAGATCGTAGAAACGGTGTTCACATCTACAGCTCAACAGAAGCCAGGAAAGCGAATACGGGCCACCTGTGTGGTGCGGCCACTATAAACAGTCCTGATGTAACAACCATTACATGTGACAGTACAGCCAGATATATCACTCTCTACCAGAATACATCAAACAGTAATGGTGAAAGAATCATGGACTTTTGCGAAGTAGAAGTGTATG tttgtgaTCCTGGAACGTTTGGTGAGGACTGCAGTCAGTTTTGTCACTGCCTGAATGGACCGTGTAACTACACAACTGGAGAATGTACAGGAGGATGTAAACCAAACTGGACTGGGGTGAACTGTAATG ACAATGTGAAGTATTCTGTTCAGCAGATTCAGTTCGTCATATACTGCGAGGATTTGAACGATCGACCCCCAGTATAA
- the LOC121387112 gene encoding protein draper-like, which translates to MKALKYATELGIAETCDSGTYGLDCQLSCSQRHCHDEAASCDHVTGSCGGPCKGDWKEIDCTGCTGAYGPGCRSSCSARHCQADDALCDHMTGSCYGPCGAGWQGDTCTDKCDTGKYGDNCTMYCAARNCRADDVCPIEDGQCVSGCISGFHGVDCVRAQAVTSNSNSDTIAVSVVASVLFVLLVIVTSLFIWYVKSHRTKSDLYQQDMKKKNTNPSSQPTDPSAVEYELVDGQDGGHNSHGGSSSQQVDTSSSANYGNSPTSHDQIDVQRRHSESGGGYVNAGQTNVYEKLDLSNPPQNDYDRITGV; encoded by the exons ATGAAAGCTTTGAAATATGCAACTGAACTTGGAATTGCAGAAA CATGTGACAGCGGTACATACGGCCTAGACTGTCAGTTATCATGCTCACAGAGACATTGTCATGACGAAGCTGCCAGTTGCGACCATGTTACTGGTTCCTGTGGAGGTCCATGTAAGGGAGATTGGAAGGAAATAGACTGTACAG GATGTACAGGGGCATATGGCCCAGGATGCAGATCATCATGCAGCGCCAGACACTGTCAAGCTGATGACGCACTATGTGATCACATGACTGGATCATGTTATGGACCGTGTGGTGCTGGTTGGCAAGGAGATACGTGTACTGACA AATGTGACACTGGTAAATACGGTGATAACTGTACCATGTACTGTGCCGCTAGAAACTGCAGAGCCGATGATGTCTGTCCTATTGAAGACGGGCAGTGTGTAAGTGGATGTATCTCTGGATTTCATGGAGTGGACTGCGTGCGAG ccCAAGCTGTCACTTCCAACAGTAATTCCGACACCATTGCTGTTTCCGTTGTGGCGAGTGTTCTCTTTGTATTGTTGGTTATAGTGACGAGTCTTTTTATCTG gtACGTTAAAAGTCACAGAACAAAGTCGGACTTGTATCAGcaagatatgaaaaaaaaaaacacgaatCCATCCAGCCAACCTACAGACCCCAGCGCTGTAGAATATGAACTCGTCGATGGACAAGATGGCGGCCACAACAGTCATGGAGGTTCCAGTTCTCAACAAGTCGACACATCCAGTTCAGCCAATTATGGCAATTCTCCGACGTCACATGATCAAATTGATGTCCAGCGGAGACATTCTGAGAGTGGGGGTGGCTATGTTAATGCAGGCCAAACGAATGTATATGAAAAGCTTGATTTATCCAACCCACCGCAGAATGACTATGATAGGATAACTGGTGTTTAG